From the Geothermobacter hydrogeniphilus genome, the window GCGCCCGCTGACCATCAAGCTGGCCGACTCCTTCTGCAAGCTGTTTTCGCCGTATTTGTAAGGGGTTCTTGATATCCGGCGAAGTGTGGTTGTGTCCCTGCCGGCGCTGAAAACGATTTAAATAAATGCTGAAATCCTGAATCAGTGAGCTTATTACCGGCGAATAGCGCAAATCATTAACCTGCCTGCGCTTCCTAAAAATCACCGGCGAACCTATGGGGGCGCCTTAGATTTTTGAAAAGCACAGGCAGGTCAGGCACTTGCACCCTTCATCCGGCACAAACCCACTGATTCAGGGAAATGTTTCAATGAATAGCGAGCGGAAGGTGGGTTGAGCGACCCCGGAACTTCGGGCGCCGAGTTCAGGCGGCCCAGCCGTAATCATCCCCCTCGACGCATTCGCTCATCCCTTCCAGAAAGGACTTCTCCTGCGGGTCGTTGATCAGTTCCGCAACGCCGTGGTTGACCGACCAGCTGCTGCCGCAGATCCGGCATTCGGTGATGTTTTCGTAAAAACCCTCGGCATGAAGGTCGAGATTCTTTTGTTCCTGCTCAAGACTTTTGCAGACTGGACAGTGCATGGTGAGCCCTTTTTCTTATGTGGTTTAAATTACCATTTCGTAGTAGGCACTTTACTCCACGGGGTCGCCATGTCAAGGGAAATATCAGCAAAAGACATTATAAAATAAGGATTTAGCCATGCTGTTGTTTTGCTTGACATACTTATTTTTTATAAAATGCGTTTTGGCGCAGAAGGGTGATTTTGAGTCTGATCTTATCTTCGCGGAATAATTAAGAGAATACTTGAATCAACCGGGATTCTGTTTTTCCCGCACCTACCACCATGCGATGTCTTGCTACGGATATCAGGGTACCGGTTCTTTATCACTATCAGATCAATCCACACCACAGTTCCAAGACGCCTGCTTTTTCATACAACAAAAGCGGCCTTTTCAGGCCGCTTCGTCGTTGCTGTCCGCGGTTTTTTTCTCTTCCTTCCGAACCGGAAGGTCACAGGCGTCGGACATTCAGGTGGAAACACCCATTTTCGGCAGGATCCACTTCTGTAGAACAATCCAGACGGCGACGATGCCGAGCATGATCCAGATATCCATGATCGGGTCCTTTCTCTGTCGACCGGGATGGTCAACTCATTCAAATATCAATATATTGCATTTGCCTGACAGATGCAAGCTCCGGTGATCGTGATCCGGTTCGGGGAAATGCTGTCGGGAGGGCGGGATACCGGTGGGGCAGGGGGCGGGCAGGTCACGACGTCATGCAGATCGGGACCTGCCCGGCGTTATTCATTCAGGCGTTGTTGAGTTCGTCGATATATTTTTCCGCGACAATCGCCGCCACGGCGCCGTCGCCGACCGCGGTGGCGATCTGTTTGAGCAGTTTCTTGCGGACATCGCCGGCGGCAAAGACCCCCGGCATCGAGGTGCGGCATTCGGCATCGGTGAGGATATGACCGTCGGTGTCGAGGTCGAGGACGCCGGCGAGAAAGTGAGCCTTGGGGGTCACGCCGATGGCGACAAACAGCCCCTGCAGCGGCAGGTTGCGGACCTCTCCGGTCCGCGTGTCCCGCAGGTCGACCGACGTCATGCCGCTCTGGTCTCCCTTGACCTCGCTGACGACACTGTTCCACACCATTTCAATCTTGTCGTTGGCGAACACCCGGTCCTGCAGCAGCTTGGTGGCGCGCAGGCTGTCGCGGCGGTGAACCAGGTAGACCTTTTTGGCGAAGCGAGTCAGAAACAGCGCCTCCTCGGCCGCGGTATCGCCGCCGCCGACGATAGCGATCTCCTGTTCGCGGAAGAAGGCGCCGTCGCAGGTGGCGCAGTAGGAGACGCCACGGCCGGTGAATTCGACTTCACCGGGAACGCCGAGCTTGCTCGGTTCGGCGCCGGTGGTGATGATCACCGCCCGGGCTCTCAGTTCCTCGCCATCGACGGTCAGCACC encodes:
- the trxB gene encoding thioredoxin-disulfide reductase; translation: MSDKLYDVVIIGGGPAGLTAGLYSSRARLKTLLIEKMIMGGQVMTTTKVENYPGFPGGIDGPDLMIRFQEHCQEFGLETTTGDVTGLRLDGGQKVLTVDGEELRARAVIITTGAEPSKLGVPGEVEFTGRGVSYCATCDGAFFREQEIAIVGGGDTAAEEALFLTRFAKKVYLVHRRDSLRATKLLQDRVFANDKIEMVWNSVVSEVKGDQSGMTSVDLRDTRTGEVRNLPLQGLFVAIGVTPKAHFLAGVLDLDTDGHILTDAECRTSMPGVFAAGDVRKKLLKQIATAVGDGAVAAIVAEKYIDELNNA